The following coding sequences are from one Humulus lupulus chromosome X, drHumLupu1.1, whole genome shotgun sequence window:
- the LOC133805519 gene encoding uncharacterized protein LOC133805519, translating to MKLSLSIKNKIGFLDGSIPKPSISDLSLYNAWIHNNNIVISWILNSISKDISASILYDESTSEIWKDLRVRFQRRNGPHIFNLRKDLMNLKQDMQTVSIYYTKLKTIWEELSNYRPRCTCNNCTCGGVKKLQEHYHMEYIMSFLMGLKDSYSQVRGNILLMDPLLELNRVFLLVTQEENQRGPIASDLNPSMAFALQNDKSSSHRSDSAASNHCPPRKNRSFCTHCNVLGHTIEKCYKLHGYPPGYNKSKTPKEAAANQ from the coding sequence ATGAAGCTCTCACTTTCTATCAAAAACAAGATTGGATTTCTTGATGGTTCAATTCCTAAACCCTCAATTTCTGATTTGTCTTTATATAATGCTTGGATTCATAACAATAACATAGTCATTTCTTGGATACTTAACTCGATTTCCAAAGACATTTCAGCAAGTATTTTATATGACGAGTCCACCTCTGAGATTTGGAAAGATCTTAGAGTCAGATTTCAACGTAGGAATGGCCCCCATATATTCAATCTAAGGAAGGATCTTATGAACTTGAAGCAGGATATGCAGACAGTTAGTATATACTATACTAAGCTGAAGACGATTTGGGAAGAACTCTCAAATTACCGACCGAGATGTACATGTAACAATTGTACATGCGGAGGAGTCAAGAAATTACAAGAGCACTATCACATGGAATATATCATGTCTTTTCTCATGGGGCTCAAAGATTCCTACTCTCAAGTTCGAGGTAACATTCTCCTCATGGATCCTCTCCTTGAACTAAATCGTGTTTTCCTTTTAGTTACACAGGAAGAAAACCAACGTGGACCCATTGCTTCTGATCTCAATCCTTCCATGGCATTTGCCCTTCAAAATGACAAATCCTCATCTCACCGATCTGATTCTGCTGCATCCAACCACTGTCCTCCAAGAAAGAACCGCTCCTTTTGCACCCACTGTAATGTCCTTGGACATACTATTGAGAAGTGCTACAAGTTACATGGTTACCCACCTGGGTATAACAAGTCAAAGACACCCAAAGAAGCTGCTGCAAACCAATGA